Proteins encoded by one window of Paenibacillus urinalis:
- a CDS encoding SDR family oxidoreductase: MTALKGQVAVVAGATRGAGRAIAVQLGASGAVVYCTGRSTRQDKSDMNRAETIEETAELVTEAGGIGIAVQVDHTDPEQVERLFARVAQEREGRLDILVNDVWGGDPLTDWSKPFWEHSLEDGLTMQKRAVHSHMITSKFGAPLMVARKQGLIIEITDGVDDRYRGNLYYSLAKVSVIHLAKAMAEELKPHNVTALALTPGFLRSEAMLDYFGVTEDNWRDAVRTEPHFIASETPDYVGKAAACLAADPKVHEKSGLALSSWGLSDEYGFTDRDGSRPHWGRYAIEKGL, translated from the coding sequence GTGACAGCCTTAAAAGGTCAAGTTGCAGTTGTAGCAGGTGCCACCCGCGGAGCAGGAAGGGCGATTGCCGTTCAGCTGGGAGCGAGCGGAGCCGTTGTTTATTGTACGGGAAGGAGTACTCGACAGGATAAATCGGATATGAACCGAGCAGAAACGATTGAAGAAACGGCAGAGCTGGTGACAGAGGCTGGAGGAATCGGAATTGCGGTACAGGTCGACCACACAGATCCAGAGCAGGTAGAGCGGTTGTTTGCGCGTGTTGCCCAGGAAAGAGAAGGCAGGCTGGATATACTCGTAAATGATGTGTGGGGAGGTGATCCGCTTACAGACTGGTCCAAACCGTTCTGGGAGCACTCGCTGGAGGATGGATTAACGATGCAGAAGCGGGCAGTCCATTCGCACATGATCACCAGCAAATTTGGAGCACCGCTTATGGTGGCAAGGAAGCAAGGGTTGATTATTGAAATAACGGACGGTGTTGATGATAGATACCGAGGTAATCTTTACTATAGCTTGGCAAAAGTGTCTGTTATTCATTTAGCAAAGGCCATGGCTGAGGAACTGAAGCCGCACAACGTTACAGCACTGGCACTCACCCCGGGCTTCTTACGTTCAGAAGCCATGCTGGATTACTTCGGCGTGACGGAAGACAACTGGAGAGATGCTGTACGTACGGAGCCTCATTTCATTGCTTCGGAAACACCTGATTATGTAGGCAAGGCGGCCGCATGTCTCGCAGCAGATCCCAAGGTGCATGAGAAGAGCGGGCTTGCACTCAGCTCATGGGGATTGTCCGATGAGTATGGATTTACAGACAGGGATGGTAGCCGGCCTCACTGGGGCAGATATGCAATAGAAAAAGGACTGTAA
- a CDS encoding NAD(P)/FAD-dependent oxidoreductase has protein sequence MDNQSELHMEQQVDVIVIGAGIAGSACAVQLAGMGHDTVLLDRKAFPRHKTCGEFMSPETLEMLAYVGVDPFAFQVEPSVMNSAKIIMPNGGEIDSALPGQAWGISRYELDMMLHQQAVEAGASIVSKAMVLDIVQLDDHSYRVSVRQGKEVVHYHAKSVIGAYGTPRPKFVQGVDIDAPLDSEVYVGVKSHYTGIKTEPRVELYFCEGGYVGISPIEGGEIANVAALLPLKTVQRIGKSVSEILQAAAQDNEKLFARLNEGAPAPGTQVSIAPVRLSTVPEPWSIFPHIGDALMVIPPLCGDGMSVALRSSMICSAVTDQYLKSEITYEEWQSEYTLEANHHFGKLLKRANRIQKLAFAKTNRLYPGAAKLFPSLASYLVKATRLSEMGIHR, from the coding sequence GTGGACAATCAGAGTGAATTACACATGGAGCAACAAGTGGATGTCATTGTCATAGGAGCAGGAATCGCGGGAAGTGCATGTGCTGTGCAGCTTGCAGGTATGGGCCATGACACAGTCTTGTTAGACCGCAAAGCATTTCCTAGACATAAAACATGCGGGGAGTTCATGTCACCGGAGACTTTAGAGATGCTGGCTTATGTGGGTGTTGATCCGTTTGCTTTTCAAGTGGAGCCCAGCGTGATGAACAGTGCAAAGATCATCATGCCAAATGGAGGCGAGATCGATTCAGCTCTTCCAGGCCAAGCCTGGGGAATCAGCCGATATGAGCTGGATATGATGCTGCATCAACAAGCCGTCGAAGCAGGTGCAAGCATCGTATCTAAAGCGATGGTGCTGGATATTGTTCAGCTTGATGATCACAGCTATCGTGTATCCGTACGGCAAGGGAAGGAGGTCGTCCATTATCATGCCAAGTCCGTTATTGGCGCCTATGGAACTCCTAGACCCAAGTTTGTCCAAGGGGTGGATATCGATGCCCCACTAGATTCGGAGGTTTATGTCGGGGTAAAATCCCATTATACTGGCATCAAGACAGAGCCCCGAGTGGAGCTGTATTTCTGTGAAGGCGGCTATGTTGGGATATCTCCAATTGAAGGAGGAGAGATAGCCAATGTTGCTGCACTGCTTCCGTTGAAGACGGTTCAGCGTATAGGGAAGTCGGTATCCGAAATATTACAGGCGGCAGCACAGGATAATGAGAAGCTGTTCGCCAGACTGAACGAAGGAGCCCCTGCCCCAGGAACGCAGGTATCTATTGCTCCGGTCAGATTATCTACGGTTCCCGAGCCGTGGTCGATCTTCCCCCATATTGGAGATGCCCTAATGGTGATCCCTCCTTTGTGTGGTGACGGGATGTCTGTTGCCTTAAGATCCTCTATGATCTGCTCGGCTGTAACCGATCAATATTTAAAATCAGAGATTACTTATGAAGAGTGGCAGAGCGAGTATACTTTGGAGGCAAACCACCATTTTGGCAAGCTGCTGAAACGGGCTAACCGTATTCAGAAGCTGGCTTTTGCCAAGACCAATCGTCTCTATCCCGGAGCCGCAAAATTGTTCCCAAGCCTGGCTTCTTATCTCGTGAAAGCGACACGTTTGTCCGAAATGGGGATTCATCGTTAA
- a CDS encoding cation:dicarboxylate symporter family transporter, which yields MEAAQTIERKPFYKGLFFQIMVAIALGIAVGYFWPSFGIALKPLGDGFIKLIKMIISPLVFVVVVLGIAKVGNIKTVGRIGGKALIYFEVVTTIALIVGLVAANVMKPGQGMNVDPASLSVDEVGQATKNSELPTGTEFIMNIIPESVVSAFASNAMLQVLLVSCLFGFALVRIGGRTSEFLIDLLDHVSKVIFQIMGFIMKLTVIATFGAMAYAVSQYGMQTLLAFGKLFLAMAVACLIFLLVLEVIMRIFVGIGLWGAIKLIREEIIFSFATGSTEAVMPQLMTKLEKAGCDRSVVGLVVPTGYSFNLDGASIYLSLALVFLAQATGTDLGLYEQLVLLAVLLLTSKGMAGIPGSAFVALSATAASTGFIPIAAVALMLAPDRIMGNFRTTINLIGYAVATFVVARWEGLLDKEQAVQVMKSGLITEEVVSPAPTVSDLPAARKLEVE from the coding sequence ATGGAGGCTGCACAAACGATAGAGCGGAAGCCTTTTTACAAAGGTTTGTTTTTTCAAATTATGGTGGCCATTGCACTCGGAATTGCTGTGGGTTATTTCTGGCCTTCCTTCGGCATAGCACTCAAGCCACTCGGTGACGGATTTATCAAATTAATTAAGATGATCATATCACCGCTTGTCTTCGTCGTTGTTGTGCTAGGCATAGCAAAGGTAGGTAACATCAAAACTGTTGGCAGAATCGGCGGAAAGGCTTTGATCTATTTTGAAGTGGTTACCACCATTGCGCTGATCGTCGGTCTAGTAGCTGCTAATGTCATGAAGCCAGGACAAGGAATGAATGTGGATCCTGCCAGCTTGTCCGTTGACGAGGTTGGACAGGCCACGAAAAATTCTGAGCTGCCAACAGGGACCGAGTTTATCATGAACATCATTCCAGAGAGTGTCGTGTCCGCATTCGCATCGAATGCTATGCTGCAAGTACTGCTTGTCTCTTGTTTATTCGGTTTCGCACTCGTTCGAATCGGAGGCCGGACATCCGAATTTTTGATTGATCTGCTGGATCATGTCAGCAAAGTTATTTTTCAAATTATGGGCTTCATCATGAAGCTGACCGTCATTGCGACTTTTGGAGCGATGGCTTATGCGGTAAGTCAATATGGAATGCAGACCCTGCTCGCTTTCGGCAAGCTGTTCCTGGCCATGGCCGTTGCCTGCCTCATTTTTCTGCTTGTTCTTGAAGTCATTATGCGGATCTTTGTCGGCATTGGTTTGTGGGGTGCGATTAAACTAATTCGAGAGGAAATTATTTTCTCGTTTGCTACCGGTTCAACAGAAGCGGTTATGCCGCAGCTGATGACGAAGCTGGAGAAAGCAGGCTGTGATCGATCCGTCGTAGGATTGGTGGTGCCAACAGGCTACTCCTTTAACCTTGACGGGGCCTCGATTTATCTGTCACTCGCACTTGTATTCTTGGCTCAAGCGACAGGAACAGATCTCGGCTTGTACGAACAGCTGGTGCTCCTTGCTGTGCTGCTGCTTACATCCAAAGGGATGGCAGGTATACCGGGTTCTGCGTTTGTTGCCTTGTCTGCAACGGCGGCAAGCACAGGCTTCATTCCCATCGCAGCTGTTGCACTGATGCTGGCTCCAGACCGAATTATGGGGAATTTCCGTACGACAATTAACTTGATTGGTTATGCCGTAGCAACGTTCGTCGTTGCGAGATGGGAAGGACTTCTAGATAAAGAACAGGCTGTACAGGTGATGAAATCTGGATTGATTACAGAAGAAGTGGTATCTCCTGCACCGACTGTCTCTGATTTACCTGCAGCTAGAAAACTAGAAGTAGAGTAA
- a CDS encoding helix-turn-helix domain-containing protein, translating into MTDLKMYRVEENDLMYLKNENLGGRLKWIREKANEYNSPLFTVYRLAESISVAQSTISRIESGTQPRVDLLEKIAAQLGVSIAVFTDSYYEDGGKPFTICEKKDSNLQGSTKRPFSLLDTQYEATLSLSIKTHQGLDYKNIEETVFLSPIEHEEFANEVDALILKVRNRRKHWKIKQAAYEKLVNGVEEF; encoded by the coding sequence ATGACAGATTTAAAGATGTACCGAGTGGAAGAAAATGATTTAATGTATCTCAAAAACGAAAACTTAGGTGGGCGTTTAAAGTGGATAAGGGAGAAAGCAAATGAATATAACAGTCCTTTATTCACGGTTTATCGACTTGCAGAAAGCATTTCAGTCGCTCAATCAACAATATCCCGTATTGAGTCGGGTACTCAACCAAGAGTCGATCTACTCGAAAAGATTGCTGCACAATTAGGAGTCTCTATCGCTGTGTTTACTGATTCCTATTACGAAGATGGTGGAAAACCTTTTACCATTTGTGAAAAGAAAGACAGTAATCTACAAGGTTCAACAAAGAGACCCTTTAGCTTGCTCGACACTCAATATGAGGCAACTCTTTCATTATCAATAAAAACACATCAGGGGCTGGACTATAAAAACATTGAAGAAACAGTTTTTCTATCACCAATTGAACACGAGGAGTTCGCTAATGAAGTGGATGCACTTATTTTAAAGGTAAGAAATAGACGAAAACACTGGAAGATCAAACAGGCAGCTTATGAAAAGCTAGTAAATGGAGTGGAGGAATTCTAA
- a CDS encoding recombinase family protein, with protein sequence MIKVIKTLKAVIYARVSTDEQAAEGYSIPAQIELLVDYAKRHNLTITDEYIDNGKSGKSIAGRPQMSRLLEDAQKNSFDAVIVYKLDRLARSTRDSIDIAELLSSHGIQLISLSENIDTTTPHGYMFFTILSSIAEMERKQIVGRVKMGMTQRAKEGKWNGGLCFGYDAKDKRLEINDAEAKIVREIFDYADQGFGYKKIVGLLNRKGYITKRGNVFSIGTLKGILDNPVYIGKVRFNQYENWAEKRRSGKNKDAIIVEGEHKAIIPEDLWERVQQKRSARSYKAVQSDQPYILTKLIRCPQCGAGMVAGKSKGANKTYRYYKCGTFHNKGASECSSNSINADVAERQVLEEFKRIVTESQFLQRLVQKMNKEREHAKEPLLEEKKRLEASLNKCEKYIANITDNLMKDPELLPIFREKLNEQQQAKLSYQQQLEDTEEKLANTTSKPIDLMALLYLVRNLDSILEQADSEEKKELLRMIIKEIEITPTAASRKEGRQIHKIHLHFDFTPAGIKKKSKDLIRKMGSYAPDKKVDLSALDKQNPTDKEIRDTLKSLSILPSLMIRFPSP encoded by the coding sequence ATGATTAAAGTGATAAAAACATTAAAAGCTGTGATATATGCCCGTGTAAGTACAGATGAGCAAGCAGCTGAAGGATACAGTATCCCAGCTCAAATCGAGCTATTAGTAGATTATGCTAAAAGGCACAACCTTACTATCACCGATGAATATATAGATAACGGAAAAAGTGGAAAGAGCATCGCTGGTCGTCCTCAAATGTCCCGCCTACTTGAGGATGCTCAGAAAAATTCATTTGATGCAGTTATTGTGTACAAATTGGATCGTTTAGCAAGAAGTACAAGGGATTCAATTGATATAGCAGAATTACTGAGTAGCCACGGAATTCAGCTGATAAGCCTATCAGAGAACATCGACACCACTACACCACATGGTTACATGTTTTTTACAATACTAAGTTCCATTGCTGAAATGGAAAGAAAGCAAATCGTGGGCCGTGTGAAAATGGGGATGACTCAAAGAGCCAAGGAAGGCAAATGGAATGGTGGCCTATGCTTTGGCTATGACGCAAAGGATAAAAGGCTTGAAATAAACGATGCTGAAGCCAAGATTGTACGTGAAATATTTGATTATGCTGATCAGGGGTTTGGCTATAAAAAAATTGTAGGCCTATTAAACCGTAAGGGTTACATCACCAAGAGAGGCAATGTTTTTTCAATAGGTACGTTGAAAGGCATTTTGGACAACCCAGTTTACATTGGAAAAGTTCGCTTTAACCAGTATGAGAACTGGGCTGAAAAAAGAAGGTCAGGTAAAAACAAAGATGCCATTATAGTTGAGGGTGAACATAAAGCAATTATTCCTGAAGACTTATGGGAAAGGGTTCAGCAGAAGCGCTCTGCTCGTTCATACAAAGCTGTTCAATCTGACCAGCCTTATATTCTTACCAAACTTATACGCTGCCCACAGTGCGGTGCTGGGATGGTGGCTGGCAAATCCAAAGGTGCAAATAAAACTTATCGATACTATAAATGCGGTACCTTTCATAATAAAGGAGCTTCAGAATGCTCTTCCAATAGCATTAATGCTGATGTCGCAGAGCGCCAGGTTCTAGAAGAGTTCAAACGTATTGTCACAGAGTCGCAATTTTTGCAGCGACTAGTTCAAAAAATGAATAAGGAAAGAGAGCACGCTAAAGAACCACTATTGGAAGAAAAGAAACGGCTTGAAGCATCCTTAAATAAATGCGAAAAGTATATTGCTAATATTACTGACAACTTAATGAAAGATCCTGAACTATTGCCTATATTCAGAGAAAAACTAAATGAACAGCAACAAGCAAAACTTTCCTATCAGCAGCAACTAGAAGATACCGAAGAAAAGCTAGCAAATACAACGAGTAAACCTATCGACCTTATGGCGTTGCTTTACCTTGTCAGAAATCTCGATAGCATTTTAGAACAGGCTGATAGCGAGGAAAAGAAAGAACTCCTTCGGATGATCATTAAAGAAATAGAGATCACGCCTACGGCTGCCTCTCGAAAAGAAGGAAGACAAATACACAAGATACATCTACACTTCGATTTCACGCCAGCTGGTATAAAAAAAAAGTCAAAAGACCTCATAAGGAAGATGGGAAGCTATGCTCCTGATAAGAAGGTTGATTTATCAGCTTTAGATAAGCAAAATCCAACGGATAAAGAGATAAGGGACACATTGAAGTCCCTTTCTATTTTACCCTCACTTATGATACGGTTCCCCTCTCCATAA
- the radC gene encoding RadC family protein, translated as MTTQFDKFTFKLLLATTIREKDDSYIVSEIFTRFPSIQELLDVTEEELLSIKGIGRIKAQQIIAALRLARLNPTTAEERYAIRSPQDAYDYLKDMQYLTREEFVCLGLNTKNEILFRQTVFTGSLNASIVHPRETFLPLIKRSCASCIVAHNHPSGQPDPSREDIDVTKRLAEVGKVVGIEVLDHIIIGHEKYVSLKEKGYL; from the coding sequence ATGACTACTCAATTCGATAAATTTACATTCAAACTATTGCTGGCTACCACAATCCGTGAAAAGGATGACAGCTACATCGTTAGTGAAATCTTTACCCGCTTCCCTTCAATTCAGGAGTTATTGGATGTTACTGAGGAAGAGCTTCTATCTATTAAAGGTATTGGAAGAATCAAAGCTCAGCAAATTATCGCTGCATTAAGGCTGGCGAGATTAAATCCAACTACGGCAGAGGAAAGATATGCTATCCGTTCACCACAGGATGCATACGATTACCTTAAAGACATGCAGTATCTGACTCGTGAGGAATTCGTTTGCTTAGGACTGAACACCAAGAATGAAATATTGTTTAGACAAACTGTCTTCACTGGCTCTCTTAACGCATCAATCGTCCATCCAAGAGAAACCTTCCTGCCATTAATAAAAAGAAGTTGCGCTAGTTGTATTGTGGCTCATAACCATCCATCAGGACAGCCAGACCCTTCAAGGGAAGACATTGATGTTACGAAACGCCTTGCAGAGGTCGGAAAAGTAGTCGGCATTGAAGTGCTTGATCACATTATCATTGGACATGAAAAGTATGTCAGCTTAAAGGAAAAAGGATATTTGTAA
- a CDS encoding lytic polysaccharide monooxygenase codes for MENVLVQSKKKFHFRLLLGIVFAFITCLIIAEIASAHGYISAPQSRAYQCKLGQNTNCGNVQYEPQSLEAKGNFPTGGPADGQISGAGIFPQMNEQSPTRWNKVNMNTGSNTFTWTLTAAHATKEWKYYITKPGWDQSKALARSDIELFCSINDGGKRPDYTVTHTCNIPADRSGYHLILAVWEVADTGNAFYNTIDVNLSGGSGGNPGDTTAPTAPSGLHSMGVTANSVSLMWSAATDNVGVTGYEIYRGSTLVATVSGSTLTYNATGLTANTSYSFTVKAKDAAGNVSAASNALSITTSGAGTPDTSAPTAPSGLHSMGVTASSVSLMWSAATDNTAVTGYEIYRGSTLVATVSGTTLEYNVTGLTANTSYSFTVKAKDAAGNVSPASNTLTISTSAPPSTTAPAWTPGTAYKVNDLVTYNGVVYKCRQAHTALTGWEPATTLALWIEN; via the coding sequence ATGGAAAATGTGTTGGTCCAAAGCAAAAAGAAGTTCCACTTTCGATTGTTGCTTGGAATCGTATTCGCATTCATCACATGCTTGATCATTGCAGAGATTGCCTCGGCTCATGGTTACATAAGTGCTCCACAAAGCCGTGCATATCAATGTAAGCTGGGTCAGAACACAAATTGCGGAAATGTACAGTATGAGCCCCAATCCTTAGAGGCGAAGGGTAATTTCCCGACAGGAGGACCTGCCGACGGACAGATCTCAGGAGCTGGAATCTTCCCGCAGATGAATGAACAGTCTCCTACTCGCTGGAATAAGGTCAACATGAACACAGGTTCAAACACATTTACTTGGACGCTTACAGCTGCTCATGCGACAAAGGAATGGAAATATTACATTACGAAACCAGGCTGGGATCAGAGCAAAGCACTTGCTCGCTCCGATATTGAATTGTTCTGTTCCATCAATGACGGCGGTAAAAGACCGGACTATACCGTAACACATACTTGCAACATTCCTGCTGACCGCAGCGGCTACCATCTTATTCTTGCCGTGTGGGAAGTTGCAGATACAGGGAATGCATTTTACAACACGATTGATGTCAATTTATCTGGTGGCAGCGGAGGAAACCCTGGCGATACGACAGCCCCAACAGCGCCAAGCGGACTGCACTCCATGGGTGTTACTGCTAACTCCGTTTCCCTGATGTGGTCAGCAGCGACAGACAATGTAGGTGTCACTGGGTATGAAATCTACAGAGGCTCTACATTGGTCGCTACCGTATCGGGTTCAACCCTGACTTACAATGCTACAGGTCTTACAGCCAATACAAGCTATTCCTTCACAGTTAAAGCGAAGGATGCGGCGGGCAATGTATCTGCAGCGAGCAACGCGTTAAGCATTACAACCTCCGGCGCGGGTACACCCGATACTTCTGCCCCAACAGCTCCAAGCGGGCTGCATTCGATGGGTGTAACGGCGAGCTCCGTATCCCTAATGTGGTCAGCAGCAACAGATAATACAGCCGTAACAGGATATGAAATCTACAGAGGCTCCACACTGGTCGCTACGGTATCCGGTACTACCTTGGAATATAATGTAACGGGTCTTACTGCCAATACGAGCTATTCCTTTACAGTAAAAGCCAAGGATGCGGCAGGCAACGTCTCTCCTGCGAGCAATACACTAACCATTTCCACTTCGGCGCCGCCTTCAACGACAGCACCTGCGTGGACACCAGGAACCGCGTATAAAGTGAATGATCTTGTAACTTACAACGGCGTAGTGTACAAATGCCGCCAGGCTCATACGGCTTTGACCGGATGGGAACCGGCAACCACTTTGGCGCTGTGGATCGAGAATTAA
- a CDS encoding type III polyketide synthase — protein sequence MNDMLNSRISIIGLGTALPTHSLSQTDAAKLMESTLGEKPELARFARRIFRSCGVEMRYTCEPSFTGNPEDCEYLPSNPDHEVPSTEERMNTYKKEAVPLGIQAAERALKDSNTAPEAITHLVTVSCTGQFLPGLDVLLIKHLGLSPRTTRIPLIFQGCAAGLRAIQAARDVVQGSPDAKVLVVCVELCTLHFQPVMEREALFAASFFGDGASSCVVSMAEEQHQHYYQLGKGYSVLLPDCAEDMTWDVGNTGFDLYLSPRIPKLLGTHLAEEMDYLLEGAPQPELYAIHPGGRGIVDSVQEVLGLRDDQTKYSRDILKNYGNLSSVTIMFVLDAMRSELRSQQRETAEGVAMAFGPGLTAELMRFSYVPSYRSSSVEADHVYL from the coding sequence ATGAACGATATGTTAAACTCACGTATTTCTATAATAGGACTTGGGACTGCGCTCCCAACTCACTCATTGTCGCAGACAGATGCAGCCAAGTTGATGGAATCAACACTCGGGGAGAAGCCAGAGCTGGCTCGTTTCGCGAGAAGAATATTTAGATCCTGCGGTGTTGAGATGAGATATACGTGTGAACCCAGCTTTACAGGGAACCCGGAGGACTGTGAGTATCTGCCTTCCAATCCAGATCACGAGGTTCCATCTACGGAAGAGCGCATGAATACATATAAAAAAGAAGCGGTACCGCTTGGGATCCAGGCGGCGGAAAGAGCACTCAAAGATTCGAATACGGCACCTGAGGCAATTACGCATTTGGTTACCGTCAGTTGTACAGGTCAATTCTTGCCAGGGCTGGATGTGCTGCTGATCAAGCATTTGGGCTTGTCCCCACGAACGACGCGTATTCCACTGATCTTCCAAGGGTGTGCGGCAGGACTGAGAGCCATTCAAGCTGCAAGGGACGTAGTGCAGGGTTCACCAGATGCTAAAGTGCTCGTTGTGTGTGTGGAGCTGTGTACACTTCATTTTCAACCGGTGATGGAACGGGAAGCGCTGTTCGCCGCTTCATTCTTCGGAGATGGAGCTTCGTCATGTGTTGTGAGCATGGCTGAAGAGCAGCATCAGCATTACTATCAGCTGGGTAAGGGCTACTCAGTTCTATTGCCGGATTGTGCCGAGGATATGACTTGGGATGTGGGGAACACGGGCTTTGATCTGTATCTGTCTCCGCGAATTCCCAAGCTGCTCGGAACCCATCTGGCTGAAGAAATGGATTATCTGCTCGAAGGTGCACCTCAGCCTGAATTATATGCCATTCATCCGGGTGGGCGAGGCATTGTAGATTCGGTTCAGGAAGTCCTTGGACTTCGTGACGATCAGACCAAATACAGCCGGGACATCCTGAAAAATTACGGCAACCTGTCTTCTGTGACCATCATGTTTGTGCTGGATGCGATGCGCAGCGAGCTGAGATCTCAGCAGCGTGAGACAGCAGAAGGAGTGGCGATGGCTTTTGGCCCCGGGTTAACGGCAGAGCTTATGAGATTCTCCTATGTTCCTTCATACCGTTCTTCATCCGTAGAGGCAGATCATGTCTATCTTTAG
- a CDS encoding AraC family transcriptional regulator, whose protein sequence is MKIKYQQRDQQFHAFISRNNTYPLHLHKNVEIAMLLSGSIQANINRDTYLLTTGDMLLIFPNQPHSYKTIEHSEMMLIFFDASFPGDYTGDLLHYAPSRPLITENELLTQVMWTLYHLYKEQGEQRLLKAYTSVILGHAMPLLSLRRVEYLKEVDEVQKILAYIDRHFLEPLTLDVLEQELAINKYLISRIFSEQFHVSFRDYINGLRAAFAHMLLRSTTDAVTDIAFDSGFNSLRSFYRVFKKEYGVTPNEYRRQTYM, encoded by the coding sequence ATGAAGATTAAATATCAGCAGCGTGACCAGCAGTTCCATGCATTCATATCCAGGAATAACACGTATCCTCTTCATTTGCACAAGAACGTTGAGATCGCCATGCTTCTCTCGGGAAGCATTCAAGCGAATATTAACCGTGATACGTATTTGCTCACGACAGGAGATATGCTCCTGATTTTTCCTAATCAGCCTCACAGCTATAAGACCATTGAGCACAGCGAAATGATGCTCATCTTCTTCGATGCTTCTTTTCCTGGGGATTATACGGGAGATCTGCTTCACTATGCTCCGAGTCGTCCTTTGATTACCGAGAATGAATTACTGACTCAAGTGATGTGGACGCTATACCATCTCTATAAAGAACAGGGCGAGCAGCGGCTGCTAAAGGCCTATACCTCAGTCATTCTAGGACATGCAATGCCGTTACTTTCCTTGCGGAGAGTGGAATATTTGAAGGAGGTTGACGAGGTTCAGAAAATTTTAGCTTATATCGATCGTCACTTTTTGGAACCCCTTACATTGGATGTGTTAGAGCAAGAGCTTGCCATTAATAAATATCTTATTTCCCGAATCTTCTCAGAACAGTTTCATGTCTCCTTCCGTGATTATATCAATGGTTTGCGTGCGGCTTTTGCCCATATGCTGCTAAGATCGACGACGGATGCCGTAACCGATATCGCTTTTGATTCAGGGTTTAACAGCCTGCGTTCATTTTACCGCGTCTTCAAAAAGGAGTATGGGGTCACTCCGAATGAATATCGGCGTCAGACATATATGTGA
- a CDS encoding methyltransferase domain-containing protein, translating to MSIFRKLDRRAKEEELMDDFSLGGAELTEALKHLRRLNKIFAAPGPTKYGVEKLWKEMGRPNSLSILDVGAGSGDVNRKLLRWADERGIQLSITLVDMTAEACDEARALFKGENRVTVLQADVCDLPDASADIVTGSQFVHHFDGEKLVEIVSHMLRASRYGVVINDIHRHTVSYTAVWITTRIISRNRYIRHDGPLSVAKGFKGSDWKELQTRLNHQSMTYNWKPLFRYAVIIPRQ from the coding sequence ATGTCTATCTTTAGGAAGCTGGATCGAAGAGCAAAGGAAGAGGAATTAATGGATGATTTCTCCTTGGGCGGAGCGGAGCTGACCGAAGCGCTTAAGCATTTAAGGAGATTAAATAAAATTTTTGCAGCTCCGGGCCCAACGAAATATGGAGTTGAGAAGCTGTGGAAGGAGATGGGCAGGCCGAATTCCTTGTCCATTCTAGATGTAGGTGCAGGGTCGGGTGACGTGAACCGCAAGCTGCTTCGCTGGGCAGATGAACGGGGTATCCAGCTGAGTATCACGCTTGTTGATATGACAGCAGAAGCATGTGATGAAGCAAGGGCTCTATTCAAGGGAGAGAACAGAGTAACTGTGCTGCAGGCTGATGTATGTGACCTGCCGGATGCATCAGCTGATATCGTCACAGGCTCCCAGTTCGTACATCATTTTGACGGTGAGAAGCTCGTTGAGATCGTATCCCATATGCTGCGTGCGTCGAGATACGGGGTTGTCATTAATGATATTCATAGGCATACCGTTTCCTATACGGCCGTATGGATCACAACAAGGATTATCTCGAGAAATCGTTATATACGGCATGATGGACCGCTATCTGTCGCAAAAGGGTTTAAAGGCTCGGACTGGAAGGAGCTGCAAACACGGCTTAATCATCAATCCATGACTTATAACTGGAAGCCTTTGTTCCGATATGCCGTAATTATCCCGAGACAGTAA